The genomic interval GCGCGGGTTTTTCTCCTCTTCACCTTGGGCTACTTCCTCTCCTACTTCTACCGGTCGGCCAACGCGGTGCTGGCCAAGGACCTTTCCCAGGAGCTGGGCCTGGGCCCGGGGGAGCTGGGCTTTATGACCAGCCTCTTCTACCTCGCCTTCGCCGCGGTGCAGCTCCCCTTGGGAAGCCTCCTGGACCGGTACGGCCCCAGGATCATCACCCCCGCCCTCCTCCTGGTGGCTTCCCTGGGAAGCGTGGTCTTCGGGCTGGCGCAAAGCTTCCCCACCCTGGCCCTGGGCCGGGCCCTGATCGGGGTGGGGATGGCCGCCGCCCTCATGGGCTCCCTAAAGGCCTTTAGCCTGTGGTTCCCAAGGACCTACGCCACCGTTTCCACCCTCCTGGTGGGCCTGGGGGCCACGGGAGGCCTTTTGGCGGCCACACCCCTAGCCCTCATGAAGGAGGTCATGGGTTGGCGGGGGGTCTTCCTCCTAGGAGCAGGGGTGGTGGTCCTGGTGGCCCTTCTTATCCACCTGGGGGTGCGGAACACCCCCCCGGGGGTTTCCTGGCCCAAGGGTGGGGAGCGTGGGGGGCTATGGGAAGTCCTGGGCAACCCCAGGCTCCTGCGGGTGGCCTTTTTGGCCTTGGCCTTTGCGGGAAGCTTCCTGGCCTTGCAAACCCTATGGGCCGGGGCTTACGCCTATGCCCTGGGCCTCGAGGCGGTGAAGGTGGGAAACCTTCTCCTCCTCTACTCGGGGGGGGCGGTCCTGGGCTTTTTGGTATCCGGCTACCTGGCCGACCGCCTGGGCACCGCCAAGGTGCTGGTAGGCGCGGCCCTTCTCTTCGCCCTGGGCCTCCTCCTCGCC from Thermus neutrinimicus carries:
- a CDS encoding MFS transporter, whose protein sequence is MAARVFLLFTLGYFLSYFYRSANAVLAKDLSQELGLGPGELGFMTSLFYLAFAAVQLPLGSLLDRYGPRIITPALLLVASLGSVVFGLAQSFPTLALGRALIGVGMAAALMGSLKAFSLWFPRTYATVSTLLVGLGATGGLLAATPLALMKEVMGWRGVFLLGAGVVVLVALLIHLGVRNTPPGVSWPKGGERGGLWEVLGNPRLLRVAFLALAFAGSFLALQTLWAGAYAYALGLEAVKVGNLLLLYSGGAVLGFLVSGYLADRLGTAKVLVGAALLFALGLLLALLGPLALAYPLMGFFGAFNILTLTQARELVPPHLVGRGTTLVNLFGIGGTFLLQWGVGVAVGTMGYTFAFAGLLALLLLALFLYRPLLGLKASG